The window AACACACTGCCGNNNNNNNNNNNNNNNNNNNNNNNNNNNNNNNNNNNNNNNNNNNNNNNNNNNNNNNNNNNNNNNNNNNNNNNNNNNNNNNNNNNNNNNNNNNNNNNNNNNNaaaaatatattcttattttGTGAATTGAACGATgccaaaacaaattgtttagatttatttgataGTGGTGACAGTTTGTTTAGGTATGACAGCCAATGAGAGATGATAACATAAGCGATAActattgtttatattgttttttttctgtagaacccaacaaacatttaaatttagattGATGTTAATTTTATCTCTTATACTGTGTTTCTACGATCAATTAAATTACATAATTCGGCCAATTAACCCGTTTTACGAAACATTCGTAATTCGTTTTGACAGTTCATTGCCacgttgtttatttttatttttttgcaatactATTGTGTTTATGATACAAAAAAAACctttgttatattatttattatatattttctatttatttgcaatttttgtaattttatttatttgtattagggttctatagttgaaacgaaatgtcgacttttcgacttttctgggacaaaatagtcgacttcgacttttttcgacaaaaagtcgattgttcgattattcgaaagtcgatttatagaaccctaatttgtATCCAACCAATGAAAGCAAACAGCTGATATTGATAAATACTCGATAAAAATTAGAGATGACAGTCATTCGTGCGTAATTCATAAGGTAATTCAAACTGAATTACATACAGCTTGTGTAATTCGCAgcagaaattttgtatggagaATCATGTAATTCAGTACGTAATTGGGGGTTGAATGTTGAATGAGAGCATGAATTGCAAATAATTGCGTCGTGTGAACGGAGTATTAGATTGATATTAATTTTACCTCTTAAGTAACAAATGAATATAACGATAAAACTGCATTCTCTcgattttaaatctaaaattgatttttatgataaaaattctCAGTTGTGCCAGAACTACTCTTGTCTCACGTAGCAAAATATGTTCATCTTCTGCAATAGGCGGTGTGCTACCTTCTCGACAGCCGGATTTACGTATCGGAACGATCCGATATTACTTGGCCAAATCTCTCAACTCAGCTCCCACCACAATTCAAactcgttcccacgacaattggatctccggTCCGGAGCGACCCGGTTCttaatcggccaaagattgtcaactcagcaataTAACGGAAGTTTTtttacagccaacctgttacaacaacaatttaaactaaaatctgtaatattttagttactttgCAAGTGCGCTCCTTAATTAGTGCCAAGGTGTGAattgaacccaccacctcctgtcttccagactagaacacttaTCTActcacgacaattggatctccgcttCAGAACTAgccgattctcaatcggccaaagattgtcaactcagttacagctgtatcaaccggaagttttttccccagagaagaacatccagttacagacaacctgttacaacaacaactaatctAACGGATCTCACAAATCTGTAATATAGGGTTTccattaaaattgatttatacattgaaaaactattttcaagttttttttaaatattttattaattaattaaatgccatttttttttttttttttggtttttgaagaataaatattttataccaaattaaaaaattcatttaaattataaaaattaataatagttattaaaaaaaaaactcgaaaatttttaaataaaatgttaaatattattttatttatgtatgtatatactttattaaaaattaaaactaaaaatgttaattgtcACTAGCAGATGCACGGGGTCTTGCAATACTCTTGCTTTTAAAATATCGTTTCTTGGCTAGGCTTATGGCCTTGCGTAATTGTTGATCTGCAGTTCCTGAAGTGGCTGTTACTTCAATGgaatctaaaaaaattatgacaaaaatGTATTATCTAACAACATCTACATTCATATAGATAATTTCTCTTACCAATAAGCACatcataaaagttatttaaatccTTTAGACATTGTTTGCCATGTACACCCTCTACATTATATTCATTAGTTATATCTGtagataatatatatttaagattttttataactcCTTGTGGCTTGAGTAGGGTTTTGATAGTGTTAatctagaaattataaaataagaaatatatatgtaaaacaCTATTTGTCTATGTAAGTATTTCTACATGTTAAAACTTACATAAGTGTTTCTATTTTCTGGTGTTATTTCTGAATTGAGCTCTCTTAGCTTTTTCGACGTTTTTAATGGAAACTTGCAACGCAAATCCTGATTACTTGTTATGAAATTGCGTAATAAAGCATTAGCTTCCTCTTGTGCATCTAATACCATATTCAGTTGggctaaaaaagaaaattgctcttagctaaaagtttattttttcaaaagattttattCTTACTTTGTATTTGGTCTAGCCTGTATTCCATAACACCTTAaagtaagaaaatttattaattgtatataaaattaataataatatttaaaattaacttaccTCTAAGAGCATCAAGTTTTTTCTCGCATGTTGCTAAAtctagaaaattaaatatataaatgtgaaaaaaaaactacttaaataatTCCTATAATTTGCTACAGAAATGGAACTATCGTGAGCATTGTTGGATATGACTATACTCTATATACTTTTGCagtactataaaatagacatgagtctagtttattgtctagtctaaactaCAGTCTAATTTAAAGTCTGAACTTTACTTCAGTTTATAGAATTTACTAGTTTAGTTTAGAGCCTGGACTATGTTCGAATATATAGTCTGAaatattgtcttgtctatagttataATTACaacttaataaaactaaactatattacAGGGTGTGAACTAATCTAGTATATAAACAGAACTATAGTCTAAGctaactatagtctgaaatatagtctAGCTATGGACTAGTTGGAACTATATCTTAGCTATGGACTAAActttaatctagactatagcttaTTCCATAGATTACACAATAATATAGTTTAGTATTATTTACAGTAAAATTTGTACCAAACGTTAGATAGACAATTGGGAGAATAatgtaaaactagttttttagttttgtaaagTTAAAGGTTGTAGAGGGACACCGTTTTTGTCATTACGCACCTTGAGTTAGTGCTAATCAATTTGACAAGCTAATAGCCCAGGAGATATATGACTGTGGAATATTTTAcgatgttttcttttaaaaacaaggATTAacttattgcaaattgaaatataaatgcCATATTTCAtactttttggaacaaaaaaaaatttgttaaacaatgaACAAGGACTTCTTCACTTTAGGGTGTTTTTGTTCATAATtgcaaatacatataatttacCCGCAGGTTCATGTTCAATCAGAACTT of the Lucilia cuprina isolate Lc7/37 chromosome 2, ASM2204524v1, whole genome shotgun sequence genome contains:
- the LOC111682919 gene encoding uncharacterized protein LOC111682919 — protein: MDYNGGCSKKMYSDDTIIPDEIMMAIKTEPEVLIEHEPADLATCEKKLDALRGVMEYRLDQIQTQLNMVLDAQEEANALLRNFITSNQDLRCKFPLKTSKKLRELNSEITPENRNTYINTIKTLLKPQGVIKNLKYILSTDITNEYNVEGVHGKQCLKDLNNFYDVLIDSIEVTATSGTADQQLRKAISLAKKRYFKSKSIARPRASASDN